A genome region from Halarchaeum grantii includes the following:
- a CDS encoding mandelate racemase family protein, whose product MAPEITKIESTEFSYTLDDVGTDEHGFNLVYEPGESTERKLFAVKIHTDEGITGEYVGGNSPGAAQYNLVANYLVGKNPLEREKHWSELKRALRKYDRMGIGPMDIALWDFAGKYYDAPIHELLGTYRTKVPAYASTYHGDENGGLDSPAAFAEFAEECAEMGYEGFKIHGWGGGDHARDLQREIDAVRAVGDAVGDRMDLMHDPACELETFADALKLGRALDDAGFYWYEDPFRDAGISQHAHRKLRQKLDTPILQTEHIRGLEIKSDFAASESTDFLRADPEYDGGITGAMKVANVAEGFGIDVEFHAPGPAQRQCIAATRNTNYYEMALVHPEAANTTPPVYEEYDDQLDSIDSEGMIEIPDGPGLGVTYDWDYIEANTTGSVHTYE is encoded by the coding sequence ATGGCACCGGAAATCACGAAGATCGAGAGCACGGAGTTCTCCTACACGCTCGACGACGTCGGGACGGACGAGCACGGCTTCAACCTCGTCTACGAGCCCGGCGAGAGCACGGAACGCAAACTGTTCGCGGTGAAGATCCACACGGACGAGGGCATCACGGGCGAGTACGTCGGCGGGAATTCGCCGGGCGCCGCCCAGTACAACCTCGTCGCGAACTACCTCGTCGGGAAGAACCCCCTCGAGCGCGAGAAGCACTGGTCGGAGCTGAAGCGCGCGCTCCGCAAGTACGACCGCATGGGCATCGGCCCGATGGACATCGCGCTCTGGGACTTCGCCGGGAAGTACTACGACGCGCCGATCCACGAACTCCTCGGAACGTACCGGACGAAGGTGCCCGCGTACGCCTCGACCTATCACGGCGACGAGAACGGCGGCCTCGACTCCCCGGCGGCGTTCGCCGAGTTCGCCGAGGAGTGTGCGGAGATGGGCTACGAGGGCTTCAAGATTCACGGGTGGGGCGGCGGCGACCACGCCCGCGACCTCCAGCGCGAGATCGACGCCGTGCGCGCCGTCGGGGACGCCGTCGGCGACCGCATGGACCTCATGCACGACCCCGCCTGCGAACTCGAGACGTTCGCGGACGCCCTCAAACTCGGGCGCGCGCTCGACGACGCGGGCTTCTACTGGTACGAGGACCCGTTCCGCGACGCGGGCATCAGCCAGCACGCCCACCGGAAGCTCCGGCAGAAGCTCGACACGCCCATCCTCCAGACCGAGCACATCCGTGGCCTCGAGATCAAGTCCGACTTCGCGGCGAGCGAGTCCACGGACTTCCTCCGCGCGGACCCCGAGTACGACGGCGGCATCACGGGCGCGATGAAGGTCGCGAACGTCGCCGAGGGCTTCGGTATCGACGTCGAGTTCCACGCGCCCGGGCCCGCCCAGCGCCAGTGCATCGCGGCGACGCGCAACACGAACTACTACGAGATGGCGCTCGTCCACCCCGAGGCCGCGAACACGACGCCGCCGGTCTACGAGGAGTACGACGACCAGCTCGACTCCATCGACTCCGAGGGCATGATCGAAATCCCGGACGGCCCGGGTCTCGGCGTCACTTACGACTGGGACTACATCGAGGCCAACACCACCGGGAGCGTCCACACCTACGAGTAA
- a CDS encoding hydroxypyruvate isomerase family protein: protein MSFDVGVTVPMVYSCGLREGIERAAAAGADAVEFFDWEAANIDAVRETAEASGVAVSGVLAAGAGANIDSTERPAVSYPEDREQAVADLERSIEAAADLGASTVITTVGQRVDTRSAAAQQNAVVRVLREVAPTAEAHGVTVVLEPLNARVDHPGYFVRTSDRGFEIVAAVDSPNVKLLYDVYHQQITEGNVTGTLTEHIDLVGHVHVADVPGRHEPGTGELDYAHVLGALDEAGYEGAVSGEFAPSGDPDDAVESFVALADTVRE from the coding sequence ATGAGCTTCGACGTCGGCGTCACGGTGCCGATGGTCTACTCGTGTGGCCTCCGCGAAGGCATCGAGCGCGCGGCGGCGGCGGGCGCGGACGCCGTCGAGTTCTTCGACTGGGAGGCCGCCAACATCGACGCCGTCCGGGAGACCGCCGAGGCGAGCGGTGTCGCGGTGAGCGGCGTCCTCGCGGCGGGCGCGGGCGCGAACATCGACAGCACCGAACGCCCCGCAGTCAGCTATCCCGAGGACCGCGAACAGGCGGTCGCGGACCTCGAGCGGTCGATCGAGGCGGCCGCCGACCTCGGCGCGTCCACGGTCATCACGACGGTCGGCCAGCGCGTCGACACGCGCTCGGCGGCCGCCCAGCAGAACGCCGTCGTGCGCGTCCTCCGGGAGGTGGCGCCCACTGCGGAGGCACACGGCGTGACGGTGGTGCTCGAGCCGCTGAACGCGCGCGTCGACCATCCCGGCTATTTCGTGCGGACGAGCGACCGTGGCTTCGAGATCGTCGCGGCCGTCGACTCGCCGAACGTGAAGCTCCTCTACGACGTCTATCACCAGCAGATAACGGAGGGGAACGTGACGGGGACGCTCACCGAGCATATCGACCTCGTCGGGCACGTCCACGTCGCGGACGTCCCGGGCCGCCACGAACCCGGAACGGGCGAACTCGACTACGCACACGTCCTCGGTGCGCTCGATGAGGCGGGCTACGAGGGCGCCGTCTCCGGGGAGTTCGCGCCGTCGGGCGACCCGGACGACGCCGTCGAGTCGTTCGTCGCGCTCGCGGACACCGTCCGGGAGTGA
- a CDS encoding Gfo/Idh/MocA family protein, giving the protein MTVDIAFVGAGGIASKHLEHLTGNDRANVVAVCDIDESAADEWAATHDADAYYDWEALFDAGGFEAVFVCVPPFAHEGQELRAVEEGVHLFVEKPLALGREYAREVEAALRDADVITQVGHHFRYLECVEHARDLVADRSLATVYGQWVGGVPGSEGHWWRRRERSGGQVVEQSTHVFDLVRYFGGDVARVAAEGDLRVREDALDFPDAVAATLHHEDGLPSQVTTSSASPSGDVGVTLVGDGVHLDLRVHENVCEGVVDGEDVRFEGENDGHHTEVDAFVDAVAAGDASLCRSPYADAMGTFATTLAVTEAVDADGKLAVER; this is encoded by the coding sequence ATGACAGTCGACATCGCGTTCGTCGGCGCGGGCGGCATCGCGAGCAAGCACCTCGAGCACCTCACGGGGAACGACCGCGCGAACGTCGTCGCCGTCTGCGACATCGACGAGTCGGCGGCCGACGAGTGGGCGGCGACGCACGACGCCGACGCCTACTACGACTGGGAAGCGCTCTTCGACGCGGGCGGCTTCGAGGCGGTGTTCGTCTGCGTGCCGCCGTTCGCCCACGAGGGTCAGGAACTCCGCGCCGTCGAGGAGGGCGTCCACCTCTTCGTGGAGAAGCCGCTCGCGCTCGGGCGCGAGTACGCCCGCGAGGTCGAGGCCGCCCTCCGGGATGCGGACGTCATCACGCAGGTCGGCCACCACTTCCGCTACCTCGAGTGCGTCGAGCACGCGCGCGACCTCGTCGCCGACCGGTCGCTCGCGACCGTCTACGGCCAGTGGGTCGGCGGCGTTCCGGGGAGCGAGGGTCACTGGTGGCGGCGCCGAGAGCGCTCGGGCGGGCAGGTCGTCGAGCAGTCCACGCACGTCTTCGACCTCGTGCGGTATTTCGGCGGGGACGTCGCGCGCGTCGCCGCCGAGGGCGACCTGCGGGTGCGCGAGGACGCCCTCGACTTCCCCGACGCCGTCGCGGCGACGCTCCACCACGAGGACGGCCTCCCGAGTCAGGTGACGACGAGTTCGGCCTCGCCGTCGGGCGACGTCGGCGTGACGCTCGTCGGCGACGGCGTCCACCTCGACCTGCGCGTCCACGAGAACGTCTGCGAGGGCGTCGTCGACGGCGAGGACGTCCGCTTCGAGGGCGAGAACGACGGCCACCACACGGAGGTGGACGCGTTCGTCGACGCCGTCGCGGCGGGCGACGCCTCGCTGTGTCGCTCGCCCTACGCGGACGCGATGGGGACGTTCGCGACGACGCTCGCCGTCACGGAAGCCGTCGACGCCGACGGGAAACTGGCGGTGGAGCGATGA
- a CDS encoding D-2-hydroxyacid dehydrogenase, giving the protein MTDVVVLRQKIHGLDPADYAAEIRDVLPDADVECARTPAEERELLMEASVATGFQIDPELVAESDTLEAFVCTFAGTDHLPLDALEDAGVTVANASGVHGPNIAEQVLGYVLADVRNLRQAWEQTERAEWNHFQGGELRRSTATVVGMGPIGEEIIARFRDFGVETIGVRYTPEKGGNADEVVGFDDEALFDAFGRSDYLVLACPLTDTTEGLVGEEAFLTLPTDAMLVNVARGPVVDTDALVAALRGNDIGSAALDVTDPEPLPADHPLWGLSNCLVTPHNAGHTPQYWKRCADILAETVADVGLTF; this is encoded by the coding sequence ATGACCGACGTCGTCGTCCTCCGACAGAAGATTCACGGTCTCGACCCGGCGGACTACGCCGCCGAGATACGCGACGTCCTCCCGGACGCGGACGTCGAGTGCGCACGCACGCCCGCCGAGGAGCGCGAGCTCCTCATGGAGGCGAGCGTCGCGACCGGGTTCCAGATCGACCCCGAGCTCGTCGCGGAGTCCGACACCCTCGAGGCGTTCGTCTGCACGTTCGCCGGCACCGACCACCTGCCGCTCGACGCCCTCGAGGACGCGGGCGTCACCGTCGCGAACGCCTCGGGCGTGCACGGGCCGAACATCGCCGAGCAGGTGCTCGGCTACGTACTCGCGGACGTCCGGAACCTCCGGCAGGCGTGGGAGCAGACCGAGCGCGCCGAGTGGAACCACTTCCAGGGCGGCGAGCTCCGGCGCTCGACCGCCACCGTCGTCGGCATGGGCCCCATCGGCGAGGAGATCATCGCCCGCTTTCGGGACTTCGGCGTCGAAACCATCGGCGTCCGCTACACCCCCGAGAAGGGCGGGAACGCCGACGAAGTCGTCGGCTTCGACGACGAGGCGCTCTTCGACGCGTTCGGCCGCTCGGACTACCTCGTGCTCGCGTGCCCGCTCACCGACACCACCGAGGGCCTCGTCGGCGAGGAGGCCTTCCTCACCCTGCCGACGGACGCGATGCTCGTGAACGTCGCGCGCGGCCCCGTCGTCGATACCGACGCCCTCGTCGCCGCGCTCAGGGGCAACGACATCGGGAGCGCCGCCCTCGACGTCACCGACCCCGAACCGCTCCCCGCCGACCACCCGCTCTGGGGCCTCTCCAACTGCCTCGTCACACCCCACAACGCCGGTCACACGCCCCAGTACTGGAAGCGCTGTGCCGACATCCTCGCGGAGACGGTCGCGGACGTCGGACTCACGTTCTGA